In Parabacteroides timonensis, the genomic stretch AATATATCACCTGTTCTCCCGGATGTAATGTTCTGGAGATTGGTTGTCCAATTTCAGATACTTCCACATGGCCTTTTGCCAAGGTAGCTTCTATTTTATTCTCATCTTCATAGGCTTTCACGTTGAATTCAGTCCCATAGGCGCTAACTTGTAAACCATTGGATGTTACTACATCGAAACGGTTTGATTTATCAGATGTTACTTTAAAATAAGCCTCTCCGGTCAGTTGTACATTTCTTTTATTATTGGTAAAGCGTTTAGGATAAGAGATGGAAGAGCCGGAGTTTAACCATACTTCAGAACCATCGGGAAGCGTAACTTTAGATATTAAGCCATAAGCAGAGCTTAACTCTACTTGTTCGACTGGAATATTGTTCCATTCTTTCAGTGTATCATACAAGGTATAAGTTGCGATTAGAACCGGAATCAATAATACAGCTGCTGCTGTCCGGATAAAACTCAAGACTTTCTTTTTATATTTATCTGTTGCAATTTGTTTTGAGATTTTTTTCCAGTTCTGTTGAGTGTTTATCTGTTTATGTAATTTGAGTTCGGCCGTGGTTTCCCAGATGAAACGAATGTCATCTACTTCTTTTTTGAAGTCGAGAGAAGATTGCATTTGTTGGTCGAAAGCTATTCTTTCTTCTATGGAAAGCTTACCTTCAAGATATGCTATTATATGTTCTGTATGAATGTCCACTTTTGCTTTTTATAAATTAGACGTATACTATGAAAGATACCCTATGTTAAATAGTGTTTTTGTATTACCAAAGTAGAAGAAGTACAAGGGGAAGATAGTCTTTTAATTCGATTCGGAGATGTTTTAGTGCTTTTGTCATATAAGCTTCAACCGTCTTGACTGAAATATTATATTCAGCGGCGATTTCTGTATAAGTCATGCCATCGAATCTGTTTTTTTCAAAAACGGTTCTGATATTATCCGGAAGTTTAGCTAATGCGGCCGATAACATCTGTTCCAGTTCGATAGTCGAATAAATATCTCCGGTAGTATATTGTAAAGCATTATTTTCGATCTCTTTTTGTTGCCAGTTTTGTTCTGTTTCCTGTTTGCGTAGAAAATCTATACAGGAATTTTTGACACTGGTGATAAGAAAGTTACGACTGGAAGTACTGATCTCGATATTTTTTCTGTTTTTCCATATTTTGAAAAAGGTTTCCTGTACGATGTCTTCACATGTCTCCCAACGGTCCACATATCTATGAGCGAAGACACATAAAGGAGAGAAAAACTGGAAAAAAAGAGTACGAAATGCTATTTCATCATCTTTGATCGCAATTTTCCAAAATAAACTGTCGATAGTACTAAATTCCTTTTCCTTCATTTTTGTTTATAGCGGGAAAACTATGATTTTTAAATAGTACGTAGTTCTTAAAGAACTCAAGTAAAAAAAGTCTATTTAATAGTTCGAATCCTTCATATTCTCGGTCATAATATTAGCAAAGTATCTAAACATTGAATAATTGACGTATGAAAGTGGAGAATACCCTATGATTATTTGAAAAAACAACAGTATCAGTTATCTTTACCATTTGAATAAAGAATTAAAAAGAAAAGTTTATGAAACAGGAAAGTGTTAATTTTCAGTTCGAAAATGGAATAGAATGGCAGGATCTCGGTGGAGGTGTGCAACGTCAGATCATGGGATACAATGATAACATAATGATGGTGAAGGTTAAATTTGAAACCGGGGCGATAGGTGCTCCACACGTGCATCCCCATTCGCAGGTTACTTACGTGGTAAGTGGCGTTTTCAAATTTATGACGGATGGAGAAACACAAATTGTGAGAGCAGGGGACGGGGTTTATATGAAACCGGATGTTATGCATGGCTGTGAATGCCTGGAAGCCGGTATTTTGATCGACACTTTCAATCCCTTGAGAGAAGATTTTCTGTAATTGTCAAAATGTAACTACGTTGCCGGGTAAATCGGATTAGTATGCCATATATTTAGAATTACCCTACCGGGTAATATTTTTTAACGTATCAGAATGTATCGGATAAGCGTTTATCTGTTGACATAAAGTAAAAAGACATCCGAAAGAATTTTATTTCTTTCCGGATGTCTTTTTGTTTTCTTTCGGAAGGAATAGAAATTCCATCCTTATATCAATAGGCCGCTTCATGTACCCCTTTAATAGAACGGCCACTCGGTTCATTCATATTTTTGAAGGTGGTATCCCATGCCAGTGCCTCAGGAGTGGAACAGGCTACACTCGGGACGGAGGGAACACTTCTCGCGGCACTTTCACTGGGAAAATGTTCTTCAAAAATCGTGCGATAGTAGTATTCTTCTTTATTTTGCGGAGGATTGATCGGGAAACGGTTGGCGGCGTTTGCCATTTGTTGGTCGGAGATCAGTTCGGAAGTAAGCTTCTTCAACGTATCGATCCAGCTATAACCCACTCCATCGGAGAACTGCTCCTTCTGACGCCAGACAATTTCTTCCGGAAGCATATCAGCAAAGGTTTCACGGAGAATTTTCTTTTCGATGGTCTTGCCCGGACACATTTTAGCCGCAGGGTTCAGACGCATGGCAACGTCCAGGAATTCTTTGTCGAGGAAGGGGACGCGTCCCTCCACTCCCCAGGCACAAAGACTTTTATTGGCACGTAAGCAATCATACAAATAGAGTTTACTTATCTTACGCAATGTCTCTTCATGGAATGTCCTGGCGTCGGGTGCTTTGTGGAAGTAGAGATAACCACCGAAGATTTCATCGGCACCTTCACCGCTTAACACCATTTTTATCCCCATGCTTTTGATTACACGGGAGATCAGGTACATCGGGGTGGATGCACGTACGGTCGTCACATCATAGGTTTCGATATAGTAAATCACGTCGCGGATGGCATCAAGGCCTTCCTGCACGGTGTAATTGATTTCATGATGAATGGTGCCGATCGCATCAGCTACCTTTTGGGCGGCGATCAGGTCGGGAGCGCCCTTTAATCCGATGGCGAAGGAGTGGAGCTGAGGCCACCAGGCATCCGCTTTACTGCCAGTCTCGATACGCTTGGCGGCATATTTCTTTGCGATGGCAGAAATAATGGATGAGTCTAGGCCACCGGAAAGCAGGACACCGTAGGGAACGTCACTCATCAGTTGACGCTGGACGGCGGCTTCGAGAGCATCATGTAACGCTGTTGTGCTGGCCTGATTGTCTTTTACGTTCTCATAATTCACCCAATCGCGCAGGTACCATTTCGTCAGGTCGGTATCTTTACTGTAAAAGTAATGACCCGGCTTGAATTGATTGTAGATGGTAGCAAATCCTTCCAGACCTTTTAGTTCAGAAGAAACGAGTAAGTGTCCGTTATCGTCGTAACCCATATACAGAGGGATAACGCCGATAGGGTCGCGGGCGATCAGGTAAGTGTCGTTTTCTTCGTCGTAGAGGGCGAAGGCAAAGATGCCACTTAGCCGTTCGACGCAACCGGTACCATACTTACGGTAGAGGGCGAGGATGACTTCACAATCGGAACCGGTCATGAATTCGTATTCATCTTTTAGTTCCTGACGGATTTCGCGGTGGTTGTAGATTTCACCGTTCACAGTCAAAATCAGTTTGCCGTCTTTGCTTTTCAATGGTTGTCCGCCGGAGGCAGGATCGACGATAGAAAGGCGTTCGTGGGCAAGAATGGCAGTAGGTCCTTGGTAGATACCACTCCAATCCGGTCCGCGATGACGGATTCGTTTACTCATTTCCAAAGCTTGGGCACGAAGGGCGGATGCACCTTCACGAATGTTGAATATTGCTGTAATGCCACACATAAATTATTATTATTTATTGTTAGTGTTTTTCTAAACTAGTTTCACTCAAATAGTTATCTATTGCCTCTGCTGTCTTTCTCCCCGAAGCCATAGCACGTACTACCAGGCTTGCTCCGCTGACGGCATCACCGCAGGCAAAAATTTTACTGCCGGCTATCTGGTTTTTATTGTCGACGGCAATATTTTTCCGGCTATCTGTTGCCAACGAGAGCTCTTTTACAAGGCCTTCCTGTTCGGGATGGACGAAGCCCATTGCCAGAAATACCAAGTCTACTTCTATCGTCTCCTTTTTTCCAGTCAGTTTCATTTCTGGACGGCCTCCATTGCCAGATGGTATCCATTCAACTTCTTCCACTTCAACGCCTTTCAGTATGTTTTTGTCCCCGATAAAGCGACAGGAGGTAAGACACCAGCGACGTATACAGCCTTCCTCATGACTACTACTGGTTTTCAATACCTGCGGATACATAGGCCAGGGAGTTTCAGGATTATGACCGATGGGTGGTTTCGGCATGATCTCTATCTGAGTTACACTGGCAGCTTTGTGACGGTTAGCCGTTCCTACGCAGTCGCTACCCGTATCGCCTCCACCGATTACCAGTACTTTCTTACCTTTGCAATTGATGATGTTTTTGGGAGGGATAGCGATGCCTTCAAGCAACCGGTTTTGTTGTCCCAGAAGTTCAAGAGCAAAGTGAACGCCTTTCAAGTTACGGCCTTCGATCGGCAGGTCGCGTGGAATTTCAGCACCGATAGCAATGCAGACGGCATCGAACCGGCTGATTATATCTTTCATATTAATTTCTTTTCCAACCATTGTATTGACACGAAACAGGATACCTTCCTTTTCCATCAGCTTGATACGTCGGTCGATAATATTTTTCCCCAGTTTGAAATTCGGAATACCGAAACGGAGAAGTCCTCCCGGTAATTCGTCTTTTTCAAAGATGGTGACTTCGTATCCTTTACGATTTAACTGGTTGGCGACAGTCAATCCGGCCGGTCCACTACCGATAACGGCTATGCGTTTGCCATTGCGTACGGGCTGTACGGGTTGTATGTATCCTTCGCGGAAGGCAGCTTCGACAATGGCCACTTCATTCTCACGGATGGTGACAGGTTCGTCGCAACTCAGTTTCAGTACACAACTTTTCTCGCACAGGGCAGGGCAGATGCGGCCGGTGAATTCCGGGAAGTCGCAGGTCTGTTCCAGTACGTGGTAAGCTTCTTTCCATTTTCCCCTGTAAAGAAGATCCTGCCATTCGGGTTGTTTATTTCCGATAGGACAGCTCCAATGGCAGAAAGGGACGCCGCAATCCATGCAACGGGATGCCTGACGACGACGGTCGCTACTGTTGAGGGTTTGTTCTACTTCGCTGAAATCGTCGATGCGATCTTCAACAGGACGGTATCCTGCTTCTTGTCTATGTATGGTAAGGAATGCTTTTGGATTTGCCATGATTTTTATATTTCTAATGTCAAAAAATTATGTCAGAAATGCGGTTTAGTAGTCCTGTTGCATTTCCGCGATCTTAAGTTGTAACTTTTTCATTTGTTCTTCTTGTAATACCTTTTTATATTCGATCGGAACGACCTGTATGAATTCATTTACATATTTATCCCAGTTGTCCAATATCTTTCCGGCCAGATGACTGCCTGTATAATGATAATGCTTTCGGATCAATTCATGCAGTTCCTTACGGGTGGAGCTGTCTTCTATCAATGAAAGTTCAACCATTTCCATATTACAGTAATAATCGAAATCGCCGGCCTTGTTCCATACGTAGGCCACACCACCGCTCATTCCGGCAGCGAAGTTGCGTCCTGTTTGTCCGAGTACGACCACGCGGCCTCCGGTCATGTATTCGCAGCAATGATCTCCAACACCTTCCACTACGGCGATGGCACCACTGTTTCGTACGCAGAAACGTTCGCCGACACGTCCGTTAATATATACTTCTCCATCGGTAGCTCCGTACAACAGAGTATTTCCGGCTATTGTATTGTCTTCTGCTACGAAAGTGGAACGTACCGGAGGCATTACACTGATACGTCCGCCGCTAAGCCCTTTTCCCAGGTAATCATTTGCTTCTCCTTCTAGACGAAAGTGAATTCCGTGCGAGAGAAATGCACCGAAACTTTGTCCCGCTGATCCTTTAAACTTGATATTTAATGTATAATCCGGTAATCCGGCATTTCCATAACGCTTGGCTATTTCACCAGATAACATGGCACCTACGGAGCGATCCGTGTTGGTAATCGCATAATCGAGCGATATCTCATGCTGGAACTCGATAGCTCCTTTTGCATGCCGTATAATATCCAGGTCTTTTACGCCATCGATAGAATGTTTCTGCATCGTCGTATGATGGATGGCCGTATGGGTTGCCTGTTCCGGAAGATGAAGCAGGCGGGAGAAATCGAGCAGGTCATGTTTGGTTACGCCGTCCGAAGGTTTGCGAACGATCAGTTCCGTATGGCCGATAATATCGTCGAGTTTACTGTATCCCATTTCTGCTAGGTATTCACGTACTTCTTCAGCCAGGAAAGTGAAGAAGTTTACCAGATATTCATGCCGGCCGAGAAAACGTTTCCGCAGTTCTTCATCTTGTGTGGCAACACCTACAGGACATGTATTTATATGGCATTTGCGCATCATCACACAGCCTAAGACGATCAGAGCGGAAGTGGCGAAACCAAATTCCTCCGCTCCGAGCAGAGCCATCAGGACGATGTCGCGTCCGGTCTTCAGTTGCCCGTCGGTTTGCAGGCGCACCTGTCCACGGAGGCCGTTTATCACTAATGTTTGCTGTGTCTCAGATAAGCCCATTTCAGGTGGCAGTCCGGCATAACGGATCGAGCTGACCGGCGAGGCGCCCGTTCCTCCTTCGGCACCTGAGATGATGATACGGTCGGCCTTCGCTTTGGCTACACCGGCAGCGATCGTCCCGACACCGTTTTCCGATACTAGTTTGACACTAATCTCTGCTTTCGGATTTACATTCTTCAAGTCGAATATCAGTTGTGCCAGATCCTCGATCGAATAAATATCGTGATGGGGTGGTGGAGATATCAGCGAAATACCCGGTATGGAGTGACGGGTTTTGGCGATGACATCGTTCACTTTATACCCCGGCAACTGGCCACCTTCACCCGGTTTAGCTCCCTGGGCAACTTTGATCTGTATTTCATCTGCATTCACTAGATATTCAGTAGTCACGCCAAAGCGACCTGAAGCCACTTGCTTGATGGCCGATCGAAGAGAAAGACCGTCTTCACGTGGAGTGAAGCGGGTAGCATCTTCACCTCCTTCCCCGGTATTGCTCCGACCGTGTATCTTATTCATGGCCATTGCGATGGTTTCGTGCGCTTCCTTACTGATCGAACCGAAACTCATAGCACCGGTTACGAAGCGTTTCATGATTTCACCAGCTGGTTCCACTTGTTCGATGGGGATCGGCTTTTTCTTTTTGAATGTGAGAAAGTCGCGGAGAAAGATCGGTGACTCTTTATCGTCCACTTTATGGGAATATTCTTTGAATTTCTTATAACTGCCCAGACGCGTTGCCAGCTGTAACGTCGAGATTATTTCCGGATTCCAGGCATGCTTCTCCCCATCTTTGCGGAAGCTGTAAAGTCCTTTGTGTTCCAACATTTCATCGACCGGACGATCGAAAGCCTGATGGTGCAGTGCAATTATATCACATGCAATCTCGTCTAAGCGGATACCTCCTACGTTGCTGGTCGTATTACCGAAGTAAGTACGTGCCAGCTCTTCGTCTAATCCGACAGCCTCGAACAGCTTGGCACCGCGATAACTGCGAATAGTACTGATACCCATCTTGCTCATTACTTTAAACAGGCCTTTGCAGATGGACTTCACATAGTTTTTGCGTGCCGTTTCATAGTTTAATTGTACTTCATGTTTGCTTTCCAGTTCCTTCAGTATGGCGAAAACCATATACGGATTAATGGCACTAGCCCCATATCCCAGTAATAATGCGGCATGCATAACCTCGCGCATTTCTCCTGTCTCGACAACCAATGCTGTCTGTACACGTTTTTGCACTGAAATCAGATGATGATGTACGGCGCTTACGGCAAGCAACGAAGGGATCGGTGCATATTGCTCGTCTACATTCTTATCGCTGAGAATAATATAGTTAACACCGTCCATAACGGACTGTTCCGCTTTCTTACATAGTTCATCGAGTGCAGCCTTTAAACCTTCACTTCCTTTAGCGACTTCGAACAACATCGG encodes the following:
- a CDS encoding FecR family protein produces the protein MDIHTEHIIAYLEGKLSIEERIAFDQQMQSSLDFKKEVDDIRFIWETTAELKLHKQINTQQNWKKISKQIATDKYKKKVLSFIRTAAAVLLIPVLIATYTLYDTLKEWNNIPVEQVELSSAYGLISKVTLPDGSEVWLNSGSSISYPKRFTNNKRNVQLTGEAYFKVTSDKSNRFDVVTSNGLQVSAYGTEFNVKAYEDENKIEATLAKGHVEVSEIGQPISRTLHPGEQVIYYKNTSRMEVDKVNLAVETSWKDGKMIFRRANMNEIVQRLARHFNVDIKLEGEELYDYKYSATFTTETLNDVLLLLEKTAPIKCTVIEPKQTADFTYSRRTVIIKTIK
- a CDS encoding RNA polymerase sigma-70 factor produces the protein MKEKEFSTIDSLFWKIAIKDDEIAFRTLFFQFFSPLCVFAHRYVDRWETCEDIVQETFFKIWKNRKNIEISTSSRNFLITSVKNSCIDFLRKQETEQNWQQKEIENNALQYTTGDIYSTIELEQMLSAALAKLPDNIRTVFEKNRFDGMTYTEIAAEYNISVKTVEAYMTKALKHLRIELKDYLPLVLLLLW
- a CDS encoding cupin domain-containing protein, translating into MKQESVNFQFENGIEWQDLGGGVQRQIMGYNDNIMMVKVKFETGAIGAPHVHPHSQVTYVVSGVFKFMTDGETQIVRAGDGVYMKPDVMHGCECLEAGILIDTFNPLREDFL
- the asnB gene encoding asparagine synthase B, giving the protein MCGITAIFNIREGASALRAQALEMSKRIRHRGPDWSGIYQGPTAILAHERLSIVDPASGGQPLKSKDGKLILTVNGEIYNHREIRQELKDEYEFMTGSDCEVILALYRKYGTGCVERLSGIFAFALYDEENDTYLIARDPIGVIPLYMGYDDNGHLLVSSELKGLEGFATIYNQFKPGHYFYSKDTDLTKWYLRDWVNYENVKDNQASTTALHDALEAAVQRQLMSDVPYGVLLSGGLDSSIISAIAKKYAAKRIETGSKADAWWPQLHSFAIGLKGAPDLIAAQKVADAIGTIHHEINYTVQEGLDAIRDVIYYIETYDVTTVRASTPMYLISRVIKSMGIKMVLSGEGADEIFGGYLYFHKAPDARTFHEETLRKISKLYLYDCLRANKSLCAWGVEGRVPFLDKEFLDVAMRLNPAAKMCPGKTIEKKILRETFADMLPEEIVWRQKEQFSDGVGYSWIDTLKKLTSELISDQQMANAANRFPINPPQNKEEYYYRTIFEEHFPSESAARSVPSVPSVACSTPEALAWDTTFKNMNEPSGRSIKGVHEAAY
- a CDS encoding glutamate synthase subunit beta, with translation MANPKAFLTIHRQEAGYRPVEDRIDDFSEVEQTLNSSDRRRQASRCMDCGVPFCHWSCPIGNKQPEWQDLLYRGKWKEAYHVLEQTCDFPEFTGRICPALCEKSCVLKLSCDEPVTIRENEVAIVEAAFREGYIQPVQPVRNGKRIAVIGSGPAGLTVANQLNRKGYEVTIFEKDELPGGLLRFGIPNFKLGKNIIDRRIKLMEKEGILFRVNTMVGKEINMKDIISRFDAVCIAIGAEIPRDLPIEGRNLKGVHFALELLGQQNRLLEGIAIPPKNIINCKGKKVLVIGGGDTGSDCVGTANRHKAASVTQIEIMPKPPIGHNPETPWPMYPQVLKTSSSHEEGCIRRWCLTSCRFIGDKNILKGVEVEEVEWIPSGNGGRPEMKLTGKKETIEVDLVFLAMGFVHPEQEGLVKELSLATDSRKNIAVDNKNQIAGSKIFACGDAVSGASLVVRAMASGRKTAEAIDNYLSETSLEKH
- the gltB gene encoding glutamate synthase large subunit, which encodes MKEQTHLNRKQGLYDPANEHDACGVGMLVNIHGGKSHDIVESALKVLENMRHRGAEGADNKTGDGAGILLQIPHEFILLQGIPVPEKGKYGTGLIFLPKDEEQRSIILSIMIEEIEKEELTLMHLRKVPVNSDILGKDALATEPDIKQIFVTGSENQQELELKLYVIRKRIENKVAASDLTAKNDFYVASLSTKNIVYKGMLESMQLRHYFPDLTNNYFTSGLALIHSRFSTNTFPTWSLAQPFRLLAHNGEINTIRGNRGWMEARESVLTSPTIGDIESIRPIIQPGMSDSASLDNVLEFLVASGLSLPHAMAMLVPESSNEKNPISDDLKAFYEYHSILMEPWDGPAALLFSDGRFAGGMLDRNGLRPARYLITKNGMMLVASEVGVMDFEANEIKEKGRLQPGKILMVDTEKGEIYYDGELKKQLAEAKPYKSWLAGNRVELDELKSGRKIPHTVDNYDKLLRAFGYSREDVEKIIVPMCTGGAEPVGSMGNDTPLAILSDRPQLLYNYFRQQFAQVTNPPIDPIREELVMSLEEYIGAVGNNILVPSENHCKMVRLNHPILTNTQLDLLCNIRYKGFNSVKLPMLFEVAKGSEGLKAALDELCKKAEQSVMDGVNYIILSDKNVDEQYAPIPSLLAVSAVHHHLISVQKRVQTALVVETGEMREVMHAALLLGYGASAINPYMVFAILKELESKHEVQLNYETARKNYVKSICKGLFKVMSKMGISTIRSYRGAKLFEAVGLDEELARTYFGNTTSNVGGIRLDEIACDIIALHHQAFDRPVDEMLEHKGLYSFRKDGEKHAWNPEIISTLQLATRLGSYKKFKEYSHKVDDKESPIFLRDFLTFKKKKPIPIEQVEPAGEIMKRFVTGAMSFGSISKEAHETIAMAMNKIHGRSNTGEGGEDATRFTPREDGLSLRSAIKQVASGRFGVTTEYLVNADEIQIKVAQGAKPGEGGQLPGYKVNDVIAKTRHSIPGISLISPPPHHDIYSIEDLAQLIFDLKNVNPKAEISVKLVSENGVGTIAAGVAKAKADRIIISGAEGGTGASPVSSIRYAGLPPEMGLSETQQTLVINGLRGQVRLQTDGQLKTGRDIVLMALLGAEEFGFATSALIVLGCVMMRKCHINTCPVGVATQDEELRKRFLGRHEYLVNFFTFLAEEVREYLAEMGYSKLDDIIGHTELIVRKPSDGVTKHDLLDFSRLLHLPEQATHTAIHHTTMQKHSIDGVKDLDIIRHAKGAIEFQHEISLDYAITNTDRSVGAMLSGEIAKRYGNAGLPDYTLNIKFKGSAGQSFGAFLSHGIHFRLEGEANDYLGKGLSGGRISVMPPVRSTFVAEDNTIAGNTLLYGATDGEVYINGRVGERFCVRNSGAIAVVEGVGDHCCEYMTGGRVVVLGQTGRNFAAGMSGGVAYVWNKAGDFDYYCNMEMVELSLIEDSSTRKELHELIRKHYHYTGSHLAGKILDNWDKYVNEFIQVVPIEYKKVLQEEQMKKLQLKIAEMQQDY